A window of the Planococcus citri chromosome 4, ihPlaCitr1.1, whole genome shotgun sequence genome harbors these coding sequences:
- the LOC135844045 gene encoding syntenin-1-like, giving the protein MSLYPSFDQLKISDDHILQKPIEPVVSKTQSTETAVAPFSKQNGSLYPVLSEYMGLDISDTLPKDSNALVKPSMNLKTIEVAAVPGQVTHGLRRLTLCKDAKGRVGLLVSAINNGIFVCFVLKDSPAAMGGLRFGDQILQINDTLLAGYTADKVHSLIKKCSVNNINFIVRDRPFERTVTMQKDSFGRLGFEYKKGKITALVKDSSAARNGLVTDHNLLEIQGQNVIGMTDKEMSKIIETGGQVVTVTIIPSNVYDQMMKKMREDYVKAKMDHSAHA; this is encoded by the exons ATGTCTCTGTATCCATCATTCGATCAGTTGAAAATCAGCGATGACCATATT CTTCAAAAACCCATCGAACCAGTAGTTTCAAAGACTCAATCAACGGAAACAGCAGTAGCCCCTTTCAGCAAACAGAATGGATCTTTATATCCTGTACTGTCGGAATACATGGGTTTGGACATCTCCGATACTTTGCCCAAAGACTCCAATGCGCTTGTCAAGCCTTCTATG AACCTGAAAACTATTGAAGTAGCTGCGGTACCGGGCCAGGTTACTCATGGCTTACGTCGG cTCACATTGTGCAAAGATGCTAAAGGTCGTGTTGGCTTACTCGTATCGGCCATCAACAACGGTATCTTCGTATGCTTTGTATTGAAAGATTCTCCAGCTGCAATGGGTGGCTTACGCTTTGGagatcaaattttacaaatcaaCGATACATTATTGGCCGGCTATACTGCCGATAAAGTACACAGTTTGATCAAGAAATGCTCGGTgaataatatcaattttatcGTTAGAGACAG GCCCTTCGAGCGTACAGTTACAATGCAAAAGGATAGCTTTGGACGTCTGGGATTCGAGTATAAAAAAGGCAAAATCACCGCATTGGTGAAAGATTCATCCGCCGCTAGAAATGGACTGGTTACTGATCATAATCTTTTGGAAATTCAAGGGCAAAACGTAATTGGCATGACTGATAAAGAAATGTCCAAAATAATAGAAACAGGCGGACAAGTTGTCACTGTTACAATTATTCCATCGAACGTTTACGatcaaatgatgaaaaa aATGCGAGAAGACTATGTAAAAGCGAAAATGGACCATTCGGCTCATGCCTAA
- the LOC135844049 gene encoding large ribosomal subunit protein uL16-like, with the protein MGRRPARCYRYCKNKPYPKSRFCRGVPDSKIRIFDLGKKKARVDDFPLCVHLVSDEYEQLSSEALEAGRICANKYLVKHCGKDQFHIRMRLHPFHVIRINKMLSCAGADRLQTGMRGAFGKPQGTVARVRIGQAIMSVRSSDRYRAAVIEALRRAKFKFPGRQKIYVSKKFGFTKYERDEYEKLKEAGRFAPDGCNVQFRSDHGPLDNWRKVQAELAAASQ; encoded by the exons ATGGGGCGTCGTCCAGCGCGGTG TTATCGATATTGCAAGAACAAACCGTACCCGAAAAGTCGGTTTTGTCGTGGTGTACCAGACTCTAAAATTCGTATCTTCGATTTAGGCAAAAAGAAAGCCAGAGTTGATGACTTCCCTCTGTGTGTTCACCTG GTATCAGATGAATATGAACAGTTATCATCCGAAGCATTGGAAGCCGGCCGTATCTGCGCTAACAAATATTTAGTTAAACATTGCGGTAAAGATCAATTCCACATTCGTATGCGATTACATCCTTTCCACGTTATTAGAATCAATAAAATGTTGTCCTGTGCCGGAGCTGATAG ATTGCAAACTGGTATGCGAGGAGCTTTCGGCAAACCACAAGGAACCGTTGCTAGAGTTCGAATTGGCCAAGCCATCATGAGCGTTCGTTCTTCTGATCGTTACCGAGCAGCCGTTATTGAAGCTTTGAGACGTGCCAAATTCAAGTTCCCTGGCCGtcaaaaa ATTTATGTCAGTAAAAAATTCGGATTTACAAAATACGAACGTGATGAATATGAAAAACTCAAAGAAGCAGGAAGATTTGCACCAGATGGATGTAACGTCCAGTTTAGATCGGACCATGGCCCCTTAGATAACTGGAGAAAAGTTCAAGCCGAATTGGCTGCCGCTTCGCAATAA
- the LOC135844044 gene encoding uncharacterized protein LOC135844044 isoform X1 produces the protein MFTHRVKPQSSTWLQKTKKQHETTPTPYLDLKKFRKHVSFFICNERNAVNLSSQIQVIRLLNTIRRTANGDRNYDNDKSNKMFNLFLFASSTNAFWAGKYRVEGRNQTLGASSRNTLAYAIRKVYRENIPELGVISKHFYSTAILRRLGIPENKWDNYGVPNRFLLCVGSNNVSHWVHLNKFSKKLGIYICNECSLNASQFTQLMSMVEEIQGQVKSDENKDQQNASYKTDNTLLKYDMTGYCDESNFEVERRKILAIALMEVFRETVPRLKGSLKFFFAWEALLILGVPRSKWNTFYLH, from the exons ATGTTCACTCACCGCGTAAAACCTCAATCTTCGACTTGGCTACAAAAAACCAAAA AGCAACATGAAACAACTCCAACTCCTTacttggatttaaaaaaatttcggaagCACGTTAGTTTCTTCATTTGCAATGAGCGTAACGCGGTAAACCTTTCAAGTCAGATTCAGGTGATTCGTCTGTTGAATACTAT TCGAAGAACAGCAAATGGAGATAGAAACTATGACAACGATAAGTCGAACAAAATGTTCAATTTATTTCTATTTGCTAGCTCGACGAATGCTTTTTGGGCCGGAAAATACCGTGTGG AAGGTCGAAACCAAACCCTTGGTGCATCTTCTCGAAATACTTTGGCATATGCAATCAGGAAAGTGTATAGAGAAAATATTCCAGAATTGGGGGTCATTTCTAAGCATTTCTACAGTACCGCAATATTGAGAAGATTAGGAATTCCTGAGAATAAGTGGGATAATTACGGTGTACCGAATCGATTTCTTCTTTGTGTTG GCTCAAACAATGTATCTCACTGGGTtcatttaaacaaattttcaaaaaaattgggtatCTACATTTGCAATGAATGCAGCTTGAATGCATCCCAGTTTACTCAATTGATGTCAATGGTTGAGGAAAT ACAAGGTCAAGTCAAATCAGATGAAAATAAAGATCAGCAGAATGCAAGCTATAAAACAGATAATACACTTCTCAAATATGATATGACTGGTTATTGCGATGAAAGCAACTTCGAAG tTGAGAGACGAAAAATTTTAGCTATTGCTTTAATGGAAGTGTTCAGAGAAACTGTTCCAAGATTGAAGGGCTCGCTTAAATTTTTCTTCGCTTGGGAGGCATTGCTCATTTTAGGTGTTCCAAGAAGTAAATGGAATACTTTTTATCTGCATTAA
- the LOC135844044 gene encoding uncharacterized protein LOC135844044 isoform X2: protein MFTHRVKPQSSTWLQKTKKQHETTPTPYLDLKKFRKHVSFFICNERNAVNLSSQIQVIRLLNTIRRTANGDRNYDNDKSNKMFNLFLFASSTNAFWAGKYQGRNQTLGASSRNTLAYAIRKVYRENIPELGVISKHFYSTAILRRLGIPENKWDNYGVPNRFLLCVGSNNVSHWVHLNKFSKKLGIYICNECSLNASQFTQLMSMVEEIQGQVKSDENKDQQNASYKTDNTLLKYDMTGYCDESNFEVERRKILAIALMEVFRETVPRLKGSLKFFFAWEALLILGVPRSKWNTFYLH from the exons ATGTTCACTCACCGCGTAAAACCTCAATCTTCGACTTGGCTACAAAAAACCAAAA AGCAACATGAAACAACTCCAACTCCTTacttggatttaaaaaaatttcggaagCACGTTAGTTTCTTCATTTGCAATGAGCGTAACGCGGTAAACCTTTCAAGTCAGATTCAGGTGATTCGTCTGTTGAATACTAT TCGAAGAACAGCAAATGGAGATAGAAACTATGACAACGATAAGTCGAACAAAATGTTCAATTTATTTCTATTTGCTAGCTCGACGAATGCTTTTTGGGCCGGAAAATACC AAGGTCGAAACCAAACCCTTGGTGCATCTTCTCGAAATACTTTGGCATATGCAATCAGGAAAGTGTATAGAGAAAATATTCCAGAATTGGGGGTCATTTCTAAGCATTTCTACAGTACCGCAATATTGAGAAGATTAGGAATTCCTGAGAATAAGTGGGATAATTACGGTGTACCGAATCGATTTCTTCTTTGTGTTG GCTCAAACAATGTATCTCACTGGGTtcatttaaacaaattttcaaaaaaattgggtatCTACATTTGCAATGAATGCAGCTTGAATGCATCCCAGTTTACTCAATTGATGTCAATGGTTGAGGAAAT ACAAGGTCAAGTCAAATCAGATGAAAATAAAGATCAGCAGAATGCAAGCTATAAAACAGATAATACACTTCTCAAATATGATATGACTGGTTATTGCGATGAAAGCAACTTCGAAG tTGAGAGACGAAAAATTTTAGCTATTGCTTTAATGGAAGTGTTCAGAGAAACTGTTCCAAGATTGAAGGGCTCGCTTAAATTTTTCTTCGCTTGGGAGGCATTGCTCATTTTAGGTGTTCCAAGAAGTAAATGGAATACTTTTTATCTGCATTAA
- the LOC135844048 gene encoding uncharacterized protein LOC135844048 isoform X1 produces MLRIVKYGMCKSPLMMHTLTTVVKKYLTDVQKQMRPDVDDTSNESDEQSPGQNVVAENQGLGVDGEVLSNESDPASPGQNDMAENQGLGVDAGVSSEESNPPPPAQNDMPENPILQVVVSSNESLPQSSDSSPITPDRDRSRSLSSEVAPPTPHVELPEGEFPIAQASSSTDHRGMDNSLISQRERFLSTVTEYAIGPSTSSLTGEMNEQISRVSREICEELINDSSSNSVSSFLSFVLMLPESRRLQYLAQVIEILGLAENQ; encoded by the exons ATGTTGAGGATTGTCAA ATATGGTATGTGTAAGTCTCCGCTAATGATGCATACGTTGACGACAGTGGTCAAAAAGTATCTTACTGACGTTCAA AAACAAATGCGGCCTGATGTGGATGACACATCGAACGAATCCGATGAACAGTCTCCAGGACAAAACGTTGTAGCGGAAAATCAG GGTTTAGGTGTGGATGGCGAAGTATTGTCGAATGAATCTGATCCAGCGTCTCCGGGACAAAATGATATGGCAGAAAATCAG GGTTTAGGTGTGGATGCCGGAGTATCGTCAGAAGAATCGAATCCACCACCTCCGGCGCAGAATGATATGCCTGAAAATCCG ATCCTTCAAGTAGTAGTGTCTTCAAACGAATCGCTACCACAAAGTAGTGACTCTTCGCCAATTACCCCGGATCGAGATCGCTCAAGATCGCTCTCTTCTGAAGTGGCGCCACCCACTCCTCACGTCGAGTTACCAGAAGGGGAATTTCCAATCGCCCAAGCCAGTTCATCCACTGATCATCGTGGGATGGATAATAGTTTAATAAGTCAACGTGAG AGATTCCTTTCTACAGTTACAGAATATGCGATTGGTCCGTCAACCTCTAGTCTCACAGGAGAAATGAATGAACAAATATCGCGTGTATCTAGAGAAAT ATGCGAAGAGCTCATCAACGATTCAAGTAGTAATAGCGTCTCATCGTTTTTAAGTTTTGTATTAATGCTGCCTGAGTCAAGACGTTTGCAATACTTGGCACAAGTTATCGAAATATTAGGATTAGCAGAAAATCAATAG
- the LOC135844048 gene encoding uncharacterized protein LOC135844048 isoform X3, whose protein sequence is MDNSRKRSLSSDETDGATSSKQMRPDVDDTSNESDEQSPGQNVVAENQGLGVDGEVLSNESDPASPGQNDMAENQGLGVDAGVSSEESNPPPPAQNDMPENPILQVVVSSNESLPQSSDSSPITPDRDRSRSLSSEVAPPTPHVELPEGEFPIAQASSSTDHRGMDNSLISQRERFLSTVTEYAIGPSTSSLTGEMNEQISRVSREICEELINDSSSNSVSSFLSFVLMLPESRRLQYLAQVIEILGLAENQ, encoded by the exons atggATAATTCAAGGAAACGTTCTTTGTCATCGGATGAAACTGATGGAGCGACTAGTTCt AAACAAATGCGGCCTGATGTGGATGACACATCGAACGAATCCGATGAACAGTCTCCAGGACAAAACGTTGTAGCGGAAAATCAG GGTTTAGGTGTGGATGGCGAAGTATTGTCGAATGAATCTGATCCAGCGTCTCCGGGACAAAATGATATGGCAGAAAATCAG GGTTTAGGTGTGGATGCCGGAGTATCGTCAGAAGAATCGAATCCACCACCTCCGGCGCAGAATGATATGCCTGAAAATCCG ATCCTTCAAGTAGTAGTGTCTTCAAACGAATCGCTACCACAAAGTAGTGACTCTTCGCCAATTACCCCGGATCGAGATCGCTCAAGATCGCTCTCTTCTGAAGTGGCGCCACCCACTCCTCACGTCGAGTTACCAGAAGGGGAATTTCCAATCGCCCAAGCCAGTTCATCCACTGATCATCGTGGGATGGATAATAGTTTAATAAGTCAACGTGAG AGATTCCTTTCTACAGTTACAGAATATGCGATTGGTCCGTCAACCTCTAGTCTCACAGGAGAAATGAATGAACAAATATCGCGTGTATCTAGAGAAAT ATGCGAAGAGCTCATCAACGATTCAAGTAGTAATAGCGTCTCATCGTTTTTAAGTTTTGTATTAATGCTGCCTGAGTCAAGACGTTTGCAATACTTGGCACAAGTTATCGAAATATTAGGATTAGCAGAAAATCAATAG
- the LOC135844048 gene encoding uncharacterized protein LOC135844048 isoform X2, whose translation MKQFFSYELKHLKNSIINVNFSSNCVYIKKQMRPDVDDTSNESDEQSPGQNVVAENQGLGVDGEVLSNESDPASPGQNDMAENQGLGVDAGVSSEESNPPPPAQNDMPENPILQVVVSSNESLPQSSDSSPITPDRDRSRSLSSEVAPPTPHVELPEGEFPIAQASSSTDHRGMDNSLISQRERFLSTVTEYAIGPSTSSLTGEMNEQISRVSREICEELINDSSSNSVSSFLSFVLMLPESRRLQYLAQVIEILGLAENQ comes from the exons ATGAAACAGTTTTTCAGTTATGAactgaaacatttgaaaaatagtataattaatgtgaatttttcttccaattgtGTGTATATAAAGAAACAAATGCGGCCTGATGTGGATGACACATCGAACGAATCCGATGAACAGTCTCCAGGACAAAACGTTGTAGCGGAAAATCAG GGTTTAGGTGTGGATGGCGAAGTATTGTCGAATGAATCTGATCCAGCGTCTCCGGGACAAAATGATATGGCAGAAAATCAG GGTTTAGGTGTGGATGCCGGAGTATCGTCAGAAGAATCGAATCCACCACCTCCGGCGCAGAATGATATGCCTGAAAATCCG ATCCTTCAAGTAGTAGTGTCTTCAAACGAATCGCTACCACAAAGTAGTGACTCTTCGCCAATTACCCCGGATCGAGATCGCTCAAGATCGCTCTCTTCTGAAGTGGCGCCACCCACTCCTCACGTCGAGTTACCAGAAGGGGAATTTCCAATCGCCCAAGCCAGTTCATCCACTGATCATCGTGGGATGGATAATAGTTTAATAAGTCAACGTGAG AGATTCCTTTCTACAGTTACAGAATATGCGATTGGTCCGTCAACCTCTAGTCTCACAGGAGAAATGAATGAACAAATATCGCGTGTATCTAGAGAAAT ATGCGAAGAGCTCATCAACGATTCAAGTAGTAATAGCGTCTCATCGTTTTTAAGTTTTGTATTAATGCTGCCTGAGTCAAGACGTTTGCAATACTTGGCACAAGTTATCGAAATATTAGGATTAGCAGAAAATCAATAG
- the LOC135844048 gene encoding uncharacterized protein LOC135844048 isoform X4, translating into MRPDVDDTSNESDEQSPGQNVVAENQGLGVDGEVLSNESDPASPGQNDMAENQGLGVDAGVSSEESNPPPPAQNDMPENPILQVVVSSNESLPQSSDSSPITPDRDRSRSLSSEVAPPTPHVELPEGEFPIAQASSSTDHRGMDNSLISQRERFLSTVTEYAIGPSTSSLTGEMNEQISRVSREICEELINDSSSNSVSSFLSFVLMLPESRRLQYLAQVIEILGLAENQ; encoded by the exons ATGCGGCCTGATGTGGATGACACATCGAACGAATCCGATGAACAGTCTCCAGGACAAAACGTTGTAGCGGAAAATCAG GGTTTAGGTGTGGATGGCGAAGTATTGTCGAATGAATCTGATCCAGCGTCTCCGGGACAAAATGATATGGCAGAAAATCAG GGTTTAGGTGTGGATGCCGGAGTATCGTCAGAAGAATCGAATCCACCACCTCCGGCGCAGAATGATATGCCTGAAAATCCG ATCCTTCAAGTAGTAGTGTCTTCAAACGAATCGCTACCACAAAGTAGTGACTCTTCGCCAATTACCCCGGATCGAGATCGCTCAAGATCGCTCTCTTCTGAAGTGGCGCCACCCACTCCTCACGTCGAGTTACCAGAAGGGGAATTTCCAATCGCCCAAGCCAGTTCATCCACTGATCATCGTGGGATGGATAATAGTTTAATAAGTCAACGTGAG AGATTCCTTTCTACAGTTACAGAATATGCGATTGGTCCGTCAACCTCTAGTCTCACAGGAGAAATGAATGAACAAATATCGCGTGTATCTAGAGAAAT ATGCGAAGAGCTCATCAACGATTCAAGTAGTAATAGCGTCTCATCGTTTTTAAGTTTTGTATTAATGCTGCCTGAGTCAAGACGTTTGCAATACTTGGCACAAGTTATCGAAATATTAGGATTAGCAGAAAATCAATAG